The Zalophus californianus isolate mZalCal1 chromosome 8, mZalCal1.pri.v2, whole genome shotgun sequence genome has a segment encoding these proteins:
- the C8H20orf202 gene encoding uncharacterized protein C20orf202 homolog produces the protein MGGDETGLSASQVAAELATEFVLTHRAVGATDACGKMITVAPGITSTFQAKGRRRKLEFRGSFIDIFPFIRKAEMQVQDQRLLLTLRHLHSVLQELRTESAPWEDATSSRGTSPIRARAGSESRGRPPISSQGLAQLLQGTDSRRSSLP, from the exons ATGGGAGGAGATGAGACTGGACTGTCGGCAAGCCAGGTGGCTGCAGAGCTCGCCACGGAGTTTGTTCTTACCCACAGAGCCGTGGGAGCCACTGATGCGT GTGGCAAGATGATTACTGTAGCTCCAGGCATCACATCCACGTTCCAGgccaaaggaaggagaagaaagttgGAGTTTAGGGGGAGCTTCAttgacatttttccttttatcaggAAG GCTGAGATGCAAGTTCAAGACCAGAGACTCCTGCTCACACTGAGGCATCTTCACAGTGTCCTGCAGGAGCTGCGCACTGAGAGTGCCCCCTGGGAGGACGCCACGTCCAGCAGAGGGACGTCCCCGATCAGAGCTCGAGCAGGCTCGGAAAGCAGGGGCCGcccccccatctcctcccaggGGCTCGCCCAGCTCCTCCAAGGGACAGACAGCAGACGAAGCTCCCTCCCTTAA
- the TMEM74B gene encoding transmembrane protein 74B — protein MASPPGLELKTLRNGPQIPRRPAPLGPAALPREGVENVCFSSEERETHFQNPGDTRLGRSPSPPGGGVPSRPRSQRDDLSLRSEEGPGLEPVSRPVDYGFVSALVFLVSGILLVVTAYAIPREARVNPDTVTAREMERLEMYYARLGSHLDKCIIAGLGLLTAGGMLLSVLLTVSLCEGGLYRRPTFVPGRGSRKTYGSINLRMRQLSGDGGQALVENEVVQVSETSHTLQGS, from the coding sequence ATGGCATCTCCCCCCGGTCTGGAACTGAAGACACTGCGCAATGGCCCCCAGATCCCAAGGAGACCAGCTCCTCTGGGCCCGGCGGCTCTGCCCAGGGAGGGTGTGGAGAATGTCTGCTTTTCCTCAGAGGAGCGCGAGACCCATTTCCAGAACCCGGGGGACACCAGACTGGGCAGATCCCCCAGCCCCCCCGGAGGGGGGGTCCCCTCACGGCCCCGGTCCCAGCGGGACGATCTATCCCTGCGTTCAGAAGAGGGGCCAGGCCTAGAGCCCGTGAGCCGCCCAGTGGATTATGGCTTTGTTTCTGCTCTCGTTTTTCTGGTGAGTGGGATCCTCCTGGTGGTGACAGCATACGCCATCCCACGTGAGGCCCGCGTCAACCCTGACACAGTGACAGCACGGGAGATGGAGCGGCTAGAGATGTACTATGCCCGCCTGGGCTCCCACCTGGACAAGTGCATCATCGCGGGCCTGGGGCTGCTCACCGCGGGCGGCATGCTTCTGTCAGTGCTGCTGACAGTCTCCCTGTGCGAGGGCGGGCTGTACCGCCGGCCCACCTTCGTCCCCGGCAGGGGCTCCAGGAAGACCTACGGCTCCATTAACCTGCGCATGAGGCAGCTCAGTGGGGACGGGGGCCAGGCCCTGGTGGAGAACGAAGTTGTCCAGGTCTCAGAGACCAGCCACACCCTCCAAGGGTCTTAA